Genomic segment of Mucilaginibacter sabulilitoris:
CCTACAACCGACGGATTTGTACGTAAGTTAATAGGTACATATCCCATTTGTACCGAAGTAGAGGCTAACGATGCCCTTGAGGCTGCCATAGCTGCTTATGATAATGGCCGCGGCGAATGGCCCACCATGAGCGTTGACGGCCGCATCAAATGTATGGAGCGCTTTATTTACAAAATGATTGAGCAACGCACGCTGGTGGTAAAGCTGCTGATGTGGGAGATTGGAAAATCATACGGCGATTCGGCCAAGGAGTTTGACCGCACCATTGAATACATCAACGCTACTATTGATGCTTTGAAGGCGCTTGACCGTAAGTCGTCGCGGTTTGAGATGGCCGAGGGCTTAATTGCCCAGATCCGCCGCTCGCCGCTGGGGGTGGTATTGTGTATGGGGCCGTTTAACTATCCGCTTAATGAAACCTTTACTACCCTTATACCCGCCCTCATTATGGGCAATACCATTTTATTTAAACCACCTAAGCATGGTACGCTATTGCATTATCCGCTGTTAAGGGCTTTCCAGGAGTCGTTTCCTAAAGGCGTGGTTAATACGGTGTACGGCCGTGGAGCTGTGGTTACCCCGGGTTTAATGCAAACAGGCAAAATTAATGTGCTTGCCTTTATTGGCTCAAGTAAGGTGGCCAATGATCTGAAGAAACGTCATCCTAAAATAAACCGTTTACGGGCGGTACTTAGTCTTGATGCCAAAAACGCGGCTATTGTAACAAAAAATGCCGACCTGCATTTGGCTGTTAGTGAGTGTGTTTTAGGCGCACTATCATTTAACGGACAACGTTGTACAGCTATTAAAGTGATTTTTGTACATAAGGATGTTGCTGATGAGTTTTTGAAATTGCTAAGTGAGGAAGTATCGAAACTTAAATTTGGTTTGCCATGGGATAGAGATGTAAAACTTACCCCACTACCAGAGGCAAATAAAACCGACTATTTAACGGACATTGTTAATGACGCGATTGCCAACGGTGCAAAAGTTATCAACGAAAATGGAGGCGAAACACTTGCCTCGTTCTTTTACCCGGCTATTGTTTATCCTGTAAATGAAAAAATGAAGCTTTACCGTGAGGAGCAGTTTGGCCCGGTGATACCGGTAATCCCTTTTGAATCGATAGAAGAGCCGATTGATTATCAGATAGATTCACCGCACGGTATGCAGGTGAGTATATTCAGTAATGATGCCAGTGAAATATCGTCGTTGATAGATCCGTTTGTAAATCTGGTAAGCAGGGTAAATATCAATAGCCAGTGCCAGCGCGGGCCCGATGTATTTCCGTTTACGGGCCGTAAGGATAGCGCTGAAGGTACACTTTCTGTATATGATGCGTTAAGGGCTTTCTCTATCCGCTCATTAGTGGCTACAAAGATGAACGATACCAATAAGCATATCATCAATGAGATTGTAAATGGAAATGATTCTAATTTCCTGAGTACTAAGTTTATACTTTAAACGGGATTTATCATTTGCAAGAGGCGACGTATCATTATATGTCGCCTCTTTTTGCGCTGTATTTTTTGTGATTATTGGTAAATAGTTAAAGATGATATGATTAACATTCTATATAAAAAAAATCTATATCGTATAGATTTATAGTATTAGAAGGCGTGATTAAAAAACTTATATTTGCATAAATAATAAAAAAAGAGCTATTATGTTAACGATAGGACAAAAATTCCCTCAATTTTCTAAAAC
This window contains:
- a CDS encoding NADP-dependent glyceraldehyde-3-phosphate dehydrogenase encodes the protein MSFQDQISSIFVEESQIPAEFQIEEVHQREYLCNGEMKQWIGPVSEVYSPVCFPTTDGFVRKLIGTYPICTEVEANDALEAAIAAYDNGRGEWPTMSVDGRIKCMERFIYKMIEQRTLVVKLLMWEIGKSYGDSAKEFDRTIEYINATIDALKALDRKSSRFEMAEGLIAQIRRSPLGVVLCMGPFNYPLNETFTTLIPALIMGNTILFKPPKHGTLLHYPLLRAFQESFPKGVVNTVYGRGAVVTPGLMQTGKINVLAFIGSSKVANDLKKRHPKINRLRAVLSLDAKNAAIVTKNADLHLAVSECVLGALSFNGQRCTAIKVIFVHKDVADEFLKLLSEEVSKLKFGLPWDRDVKLTPLPEANKTDYLTDIVNDAIANGAKVINENGGETLASFFYPAIVYPVNEKMKLYREEQFGPVIPVIPFESIEEPIDYQIDSPHGMQVSIFSNDASEISSLIDPFVNLVSRVNINSQCQRGPDVFPFTGRKDSAEGTLSVYDALRAFSIRSLVATKMNDTNKHIINEIVNGNDSNFLSTKFIL